From Peptoanaerobacter stomatis, one genomic window encodes:
- the nifJ gene encoding pyruvate:ferredoxin (flavodoxin) oxidoreductase, giving the protein MKKMITLNGNTAAATVAYAFSEVAPIYPITPSSDMSELIDAWAANNKENIFGEQVQVTELQSEAGAAGAMHGALSAGVLATSFTSSQGLLLMIPNMYKMSGELLPGVIHVAARALSTHALSIFGDHQDVMACRQTGFAMMASGSVQEILDLGAISHLTAIKTRIPFLHFFDGFRTSHEFQKVESVDYDIYKQLVDKQAILNFRNKSMNPEHPYTKGTAQNPDVYFQGAEASNKRYDTVVPTVIEYMEKLGELTGRKYKPFDYVGAKDAKHIIIAMGSVNETIEETISYLIEQGEKVGLVKVRLYRPFSKEALLSVIPKTVEVISVLDRTKEKGSPFEPLHYDILGAYSGEENKPVIVGGRYGLGSKNTTPSQIKAVFDNMKSDKPKDRFTIGIIDDITHTNLEIKDIITTEPKDTIKCKFWGFGSDGTVGANKSAIKIIGDGTDMYAQAYFAYDSKKSGGVTISHLRFGSKPIQSTYLITKPDFISCSMQSYVDNYHLLEGIKEGGTFLLNTIWNIDELSKNLPAHMKRELYEKKINFYTINATHIAEEIGLGTRTNMIMQSAFFKLSNVIPIEEAVERLKESIKKTYGKKGDAIVNMNYLAVDKGKDDLVKIEIPEDWKDAQDKSVEKDYPKYVKEILIPLNSQKGDNKPVSAFMEREEGSMPNGTTKYEKRAVAVNVPKWNKDNCIQCNQCSFVCPHAVIRPFLLNEEENANKPEGFQTIKANGKGLDNLQYKIQVSVLDCTGCGNCANVCPAKEKALTMVPLGEELEESKNWDYAMKLSPKEELMEDNTVKGSQFKQPLLEFHGACAGCGETPYATLVTQLFGDRMLIANASGCSSIWGGSYPSTGFTTNHEGHGPAWASSLFEDNAEYGYGMALAVKKLRNTIKLHMEKYMKANPNSECEEVFNKWIDNMKDPKITKSLKNQIVELTKNSADKDLKEINDLKDYLVKQSIWSFGGDGWAYDIGYGGLDHVMASGEDFNILVFDTEVYSNTGGQSSKSTPRAAVAKFAASGKKVRKKDLGAMLMTYGYVYVAQVAMGANMNQLIKALKEAESYDGPSIVICYAPCINHGIHSGMGTTINQEKRAVDCGYWHLYRYNPLLIEDGKNPFTLDSKEPKASFQEFLDSEVRYTSLKKTFPEIAQELYDMAKEDSIFRYKRYKKMAENN; this is encoded by the coding sequence ATGAAAAAGATGATTACATTAAACGGAAATACAGCAGCTGCAACAGTTGCATACGCTTTTTCCGAAGTTGCACCAATATATCCTATAACACCATCATCAGATATGTCAGAGCTTATCGATGCATGGGCGGCAAATAATAAAGAAAACATATTCGGAGAACAAGTACAAGTTACAGAATTACAATCAGAAGCAGGAGCAGCAGGTGCAATGCACGGGGCTTTATCAGCAGGTGTACTTGCAACATCATTCACATCATCACAAGGTTTACTCCTTATGATACCTAATATGTACAAGATGTCAGGAGAATTACTACCAGGAGTAATTCACGTGGCTGCCAGAGCATTATCAACTCATGCCCTTTCAATATTTGGAGATCACCAAGATGTCATGGCATGTAGACAAACCGGTTTTGCAATGATGGCATCAGGATCGGTTCAGGAAATATTAGACTTAGGAGCAATATCTCACTTGACAGCCATCAAAACAAGAATACCTTTCTTACACTTCTTTGACGGTTTTAGAACATCACATGAATTCCAAAAAGTAGAAAGTGTAGACTATGATATATACAAACAGTTAGTAGATAAACAAGCAATACTTAACTTCAGAAACAAAAGTATGAATCCTGAACATCCATATACAAAAGGAACAGCACAAAATCCTGACGTATACTTCCAAGGAGCCGAAGCATCAAATAAAAGATATGATACGGTAGTGCCTACTGTGATTGAATACATGGAAAAATTAGGAGAACTCACAGGAAGAAAATACAAACCGTTTGACTATGTAGGAGCAAAAGACGCAAAACATATAATAATAGCAATGGGTTCAGTAAACGAAACAATAGAAGAAACAATCAGCTACCTAATAGAACAAGGAGAAAAAGTAGGACTTGTAAAAGTAAGATTATATAGACCGTTCTCAAAAGAAGCTCTATTAAGTGTAATACCTAAAACAGTAGAAGTTATATCAGTATTAGATAGAACAAAGGAAAAAGGAAGTCCATTTGAACCGCTTCATTATGACATATTAGGAGCATATTCAGGAGAAGAAAATAAACCTGTTATAGTAGGCGGAAGATATGGTTTAGGTTCTAAAAACACAACACCAAGTCAAATAAAAGCAGTATTTGACAATATGAAATCAGACAAACCTAAAGACAGATTCACAATAGGAATAATAGACGATATAACACACACAAACTTAGAAATAAAAGACATAATCACAACAGAGCCGAAAGATACTATAAAATGTAAATTCTGGGGATTCGGTTCAGACGGTACAGTAGGCGCCAACAAATCAGCCATAAAAATAATAGGCGATGGAACTGATATGTACGCACAAGCCTATTTTGCATACGATTCAAAAAAATCAGGCGGAGTAACAATATCACACCTAAGATTCGGAAGTAAACCTATACAATCCACATATTTGATAACTAAACCTGACTTCATAAGCTGTTCAATGCAATCCTATGTAGATAACTATCATCTTTTAGAAGGAATAAAAGAAGGCGGAACTTTCCTTTTAAATACTATATGGAATATAGACGAATTGTCAAAAAATCTACCTGCTCATATGAAAAGAGAGCTATATGAGAAAAAAATAAACTTCTACACAATAAACGCAACACATATAGCAGAAGAAATAGGATTAGGCACAAGAACAAATATGATAATGCAATCAGCATTCTTCAAATTATCAAATGTTATACCTATAGAAGAAGCAGTTGAAAGACTGAAAGAATCCATCAAAAAAACTTACGGTAAAAAAGGTGATGCCATAGTAAATATGAATTACCTTGCAGTAGACAAAGGTAAAGACGATCTTGTAAAAATAGAAATACCTGAAGATTGGAAAGATGCACAAGATAAATCGGTAGAAAAAGATTATCCAAAATATGTAAAAGAAATCTTAATACCGTTAAACTCACAAAAAGGAGATAACAAACCTGTTTCAGCCTTTATGGAAAGAGAAGAAGGCTCAATGCCTAACGGAACAACAAAATATGAAAAAAGAGCTGTAGCTGTAAACGTACCTAAGTGGAATAAAGATAATTGTATACAATGTAATCAATGCTCTTTTGTATGTCCTCACGCAGTAATAAGACCATTCTTGTTAAACGAAGAAGAAAATGCAAATAAACCTGAAGGTTTCCAAACTATCAAAGCAAACGGAAAAGGCTTGGATAACTTACAATACAAAATACAAGTATCCGTCCTTGACTGTACAGGTTGCGGCAATTGTGCAAATGTGTGTCCTGCCAAAGAAAAAGCACTCACAATGGTACCACTTGGAGAAGAATTGGAAGAAAGCAAAAATTGGGATTATGCAATGAAACTTTCTCCTAAAGAAGAACTTATGGAAGATAACACAGTAAAAGGTTCACAATTTAAACAACCTCTACTCGAATTCCACGGTGCATGTGCAGGTTGCGGAGAAACACCATATGCAACATTAGTTACACAGTTGTTCGGAGACAGAATGCTAATAGCAAACGCATCAGGTTGTTCATCAATATGGGGAGGTTCATATCCATCTACAGGATTTACAACTAATCATGAAGGTCATGGACCTGCTTGGGCGAGTTCATTATTCGAAGATAACGCAGAATACGGTTACGGTATGGCACTCGCAGTAAAAAAATTAAGAAATACAATCAAACTTCATATGGAAAAATATATGAAAGCAAATCCTAACAGTGAATGCGAAGAAGTATTCAACAAATGGATTGACAACATGAAAGACCCAAAAATAACAAAATCACTTAAAAATCAAATTGTAGAATTAACTAAAAACTCAGCAGATAAAGATTTAAAAGAAATAAATGATCTAAAAGACTATCTTGTAAAACAAAGCATATGGAGTTTTGGTGGAGACGGTTGGGCATATGACATAGGTTATGGCGGATTGGATCACGTTATGGCATCAGGAGAAGACTTCAACATACTTGTATTTGATACAGAAGTTTACTCAAATACAGGAGGACAATCATCCAAATCAACACCACGTGCAGCAGTAGCAAAATTTGCCGCAAGCGGTAAGAAAGTAAGAAAAAAAGACTTAGGCGCAATGCTTATGACATACGGATACGTATATGTTGCACAAGTAGCTATGGGAGCAAATATGAATCAGCTTATAAAAGCATTAAAAGAAGCTGAAAGTTATGACGGTCCATCTATAGTAATATGCTACGCACCTTGTATAAATCATGGAATACACAGCGGTATGGGAACAACAATAAACCAAGAAAAAAGAGCAGTTGATTGCGGATACTGGCATCTATACAGATATAACCCACTACTTATAGAAGATGGTAAAAATCCGTTCACATTAGACAGCAAAGAGCCTAAAGCAAGCTTCCAAGAATTCTTGGATTCAGAAGTAAGATATACATCACTTAAAAAGACATTCCCTGAAATAGCTCAAGAATTATACGATATGGCAAAAGAAGACTCTATATTCAGATATAAGAGATATAAAAAGATGGCAGAAAATAATTAA
- the miaA gene encoding tRNA (adenosine(37)-N6)-dimethylallyltransferase MiaA, whose protein sequence is MNKIIIICGPTAVGKTATSIKLAKKLDTEIISADSMQIYKSMDIGTAKVSSDEMSGIKHHMIDIVKPNENFSVSDFYNRSSKVIDRLFFEKKIPIIAGGTGLYINSLIYKMDFNKTSFDENIRDKYWKMYYEYGSDYLYELLLSKDKNMAQSIEKNNVKRVIRALEIFENNDAMRVFSKIDEFQDYKVYMYVLKLDRSILYERINHRVDMMIENGLIEEVKTLLKNGTDSDAQSMKAIGYRQIISYLQGEIDENTAIELIKRDSRRYAKRQYTWFRRYDFAKWIDVELKNIDEIAEYIMDDIKNK, encoded by the coding sequence ATGAATAAGATTATAATAATTTGCGGACCTACTGCAGTCGGAAAAACAGCAACATCAATAAAACTTGCTAAAAAACTTGATACAGAAATAATATCCGCAGATTCAATGCAGATATATAAATCTATGGATATAGGAACTGCCAAAGTATCATCAGATGAAATGTCAGGTATAAAACATCATATGATAGACATAGTAAAACCAAATGAAAATTTTAGTGTCAGTGATTTCTATAATAGGAGTTCAAAGGTAATAGACAGATTATTTTTCGAAAAAAAAATACCTATAATAGCAGGTGGAACAGGGCTTTATATAAATTCGCTAATATATAAAATGGATTTTAACAAGACTTCATTTGATGAAAACATAAGGGATAAATATTGGAAAATGTATTATGAATATGGCTCTGATTATTTATATGAGCTACTTTTAAGTAAAGATAAAAATATGGCTCAAAGCATAGAAAAAAACAATGTAAAGAGAGTAATAAGAGCATTGGAAATATTTGAAAATAACGATGCTATGAGAGTATTTTCCAAAATTGATGAGTTTCAAGACTACAAAGTTTATATGTACGTATTGAAATTGGATAGAAGCATATTGTACGAAAGAATAAACCATCGTGTAGATATGATGATTGAAAATGGCTTAATAGAAGAGGTGAAAACCTTGTTGAAAAATGGAACAGATAGTGATGCTCAATCTATGAAGGCTATAGGGTATAGACAGATAATATCGTATCTTCAGGGAGAAATAGATGAAAATACGGCAATAGAGCTTATAAAAAGAGATAGCAGACGCTATGCAAAAAGACAGTATACTTGGTTTAGGAGATATGATTTTGCAAAATGGATAGATGTTGAGCTAAAAAACATAGATGAGATAGCAGAATATATAATGGATGATATAAAAAATAAATAA